From the Callithrix jacchus isolate 240 chromosome 22, calJac240_pri, whole genome shotgun sequence genome, the window atctcttcccttcccttctcttttccctcctctcttctcttgctttttttctcctcttctcccctccttccctcacttccctttctctctctgtttcttcctttcttttgagacagagtctcactctttcgtccaggctggagtgcagtggcatgatctcactgcaacctctgcctcctgggttcaagtgattctcctgcctcagcctcccgagtagctgggattacaggcatctaccaccatgcctggataattgttgtatctttagtagaaacagggttttgccatattggccaggctgatttcaaactcctgacctcaggtgatccacctgccttgacctcccaaagtcctgggattataggcatgagccacctatttctttctttcttttttcggAGACAGgtcccctctgtcacccaggctggagtgcagtggtgacatcaaGGCTAACTGTAGCCTTAAtcttctgggctgaagcagtccttcTTCTGCCTCTCAACTAGTTGGGACTATAGATATGCAGAGATGaggtcacactatgttgcccaggctgatctcaaactcctgagcacaaagcgatcctcccgcctcagcctcccaaagtactgggattacaggcaccagccgcTGCACATGGCCTTTCTGTTTCTacctcctcctctttctgtttctcctaaGCCCtgacctcctcctcctttccccaaCTCTTTCAGTCTCTCTTCCCCTTGTCTCCATCTCTCTCCGtcttccactttctgtctctaacaCATGTCTCTCCGTCTTCGTATCTCTGCCTCCGTGGCCTCAGCTGGGACCCTgaccctctctcttctctctctgccacTTCTCCCTGCCCTGGCTCGGTGGCAGTCGGTGCTGCTGGGCATTGTGATCCTGCTTGCTTACCGCCTGGAGTTCACGGACACCTTCCCCGTGCACACCCAGGGCTTCTTCTGCTATGACAGTACCTATACCAAGCCCTACCCAGGGCCTGAGGCTGCCAGCCGAGTGCCTCCTGCTCTCACCTACGCACTGGTCACTGCCGGGCCCACCCTCACGGTGAGACAATGACCTCCTAGGAGGCAGGTGGGCCAGGTGAGGGTGGGTGAGGGGATGGGCTGGAAGGCCAGGAAGACTCCACTTTGATCTTGCCCACAGATCCTGCTGGGGGAGCTGGCACGTGCCTACTTCCCCACACCACCTTCAGCGGTCCCAGTCATCGGGGAGAGCACCATTGTGTCCGGGGCCTGCTGCCGTTTCAGCCCCCCACTGCGGAGGCTGGTCCGCTTCCTGGGTGAGAGACACAGCCTGGGGTCAGCCCCGTGGTAATGGTGGGAGGTGGGTATAGAAGCAAAGAGTTGTGGGCCTGACAGGCATAATTCcacgccaggtgcagtggctcatgcctgtaatctcagcactttgggaggccaaagcaggtgatcacctgaggtcaggagttcgagaccaacctggccaacatggcgaaatcctgtctctaataaaaacacaaaaaattagctgcacatggtggcggGCGACTGtaatccttgaacctgggaggtggaagttgcagtgagccaagaccgtgccattgtactttaacctgggcaacaagagtgaaactctacctcaaaaaaaaaaaaaaaagaaagaaaaattccaggGAAAATCTGGGTATgggagcacatgcctgtagtcccagctacttgggaggctgaggtgcagactcagctgcttgggagtcccagttactttggagactgagcaagactccacctcttaaaaaaaaaaaaaacaattccggGGGTAAGGAAGAGGACCTAGAATTGCCGTGATAGAGATGTcaggaagccatgagggacttaGGCTCAGGCCAGATGTAATGGAGGTTCTAGGGAcatgggtgggagtgggggtgggggtggggcccaaCCCAACCATAATGGCAACTGTGGGAAGAGGGTCCCAAAATGCCACAAGGAAAGTCTCAAGCACAAAAGAGAGACACAGGCACAGGACAAACACCCTCAGGCCCCTGGGTAGGGAGATGAGACTCTGACTGCTTTAAATGGGGTCCCAAACACAAGTGGTGGCTGTgggaaagggggaggggcagAGCTTACCTATAATTGTGGTCCCAGGGGCAGAGGATGGGAGACCCAGCTCTAACTTCTTAGTGGCCCCAGGAGGAGAGTGATGAACTCAGTAGTAGCCAGTTTGGGGGCAGGCAGGAAGAGGCCCAGATATGCCATTAGAGTTTTCCCTGGCCATCCCGGGTATGGGCTGGATCCTGATGTAATGGTGTTGGCGGGGAGGTCCAAGCCCAGCTATAATGGGACTCCAAGGGAAGACCCACCCCTGACGTAGTTGTAATCATAGAAAGACAGGGGCCAGATAATGAGGGTACCTGGGTGAAGGAGGCCTCAGAGTGCCTTCCTGGTGGTCCTAAAGGAAGGGGGATGTTGGCCCAGCTACGGAATCCCAAGTGTGCTTTCATGACAGTTACAGGAAAAGGGAGATAAAAGGTCCAATGGAACCAGTGGGAGCATCAGGGCCCGGCGCATAAACCCTTCCACTATCCCACCCCCAGGGGTCTACTCCTTCGGCCTCTTCACCACAACCATCTTCGCCAACGCTGGGCAGGTGGTGACCGGCAACCCCACGCCACACTTCCTGTCCGTGTGCCGCCCCAACTACACGGCCCTGGGCTGCCTGCCACCTTCGCCGGATCGCCCAGGTCCCGACCGCTTTGTCACCGACCAGGGTGCCTGCGCTGGCAGCCCCAGCCTCGTGGCCGCTGCTCGCCGCGCCTTCCCCTGCAAGGACGCGGCCCTCTGCGCCTACGCGGTCACCTACACGGCGGTGAGCCTTGGGAGCTTCGGGGTCGGAAATGGGGGTGCGGGCTGGACGGCGACCAGGAGCCAGGAAACCTCTAGGGCTGGAGCCTGTGTTCCTCCACGCCCCCTGGTGGGAGCCGACCTGTTGAAAGCTctcgctcctcctcctcccaggtctTAGCCACGCCCCCAGCCAGTCTATTGACTCCGCCCCTTGCTCGCTGGTCCTGCCTCCTGAGCCAATAATACGCTCGTGAGGGAGGCTGTTGGCTCCACCCTATGGACTCGGAACTCCTAGAGCCTAGCCAGGCCCCCAGGATGCTACGGGCGCTAAATATATTAGCTGGGAGACTAGGTGGATGGGACGGCCCCCTGGAGTCCTTGTCCCTCTCCTGGGGCCTTGTTCCTGCCCCCTGTAGCTCTGGCCACGCTCCTTGCTCTTGACTGCTCTGGGATTTCTAACTGTCCCCTGCTTTTTCCTGGTCACATCCCCTGTTGCTTCAACTGTTTTCTGGCATCCGGTTTTAGGCTGCCACCCTGTTAGTGGTCCCCTGGGGGTCAGGGGCTCCATCTCCTAGAGCTCCTGTACCTGCCCCCTTAGCCCTTACTCCACCTTCTGGTTCTGTGCCCACGCTCTGACCTAGCAAGCGTCTGTTCCCATCTGTGACTCCGGACCAGGGTCACCTGGTCTGCAGGCCGCATTCGACACCTTGTCCTCTGCCCTTGGGAACTCTGGCCACACCTTCTAGACCTGCAGGCTACATCCTCAGTCCCTGACCCCCGTCTTTAACGTTTTGGTCACGCTTCTGGAAAAGCCCATTGAGGGTCCATAACTCCATCCCTGGAGCCCCTGGCCACACTCTCCAGCTCCCCAATGCTCTGACCATGCACCCTAGCTTAGAAAGGAGCCTCCTCTTGGGTTCGGCGACTTGCCTCCGCTTGTCCCCTGACCAGTCCGGCTCCCCGCAGATGTACGTGACTCTCGTGTTCCGCGTGAAGGGCTCCCGCCTAGTCAAACCCTCGCTCTGCCTGGCcctgctgtgcccagccttcctGGTGGGTGTTGTCCGTGTGGCCGAGTACCGAAACCACTGGTCCGACGTGCTGGCTGGCTTCCTGACAGGGGCGGCCATCGCCACCTTTTTGGTGAGTCCCCTCCCCAAACTTCCCAGCATAAAAGACCCTcatcagctgggcacggtagctcatgcctgaaatcccagcactttgggaggctgaggcaggtagatcacgaggtcaggagttctagaccagcctggccaagatggtgaaaccctgtctctactagaaatacaaaaattagccaggcgcagtggctcgtgcctgtaatcccagctactcaggaggctgaggcaggagaatcgcttgaacccgggaggcagaggttgcagtgagccaagattgcaccactgcactccagcctgggcaacagagtgagactctgtctccaaaaaaaaaaaaaaaaaaaggccttcatCAGTCCTCTAACCCAAGAGTCAGGAAGACATGATGGAGAAGGGTGTGGAttctatgtgaccttgggccagtccCTTAGCCTGACCCTTCCTGGatattctcatctgtgaaatgagataCCAAGATCAAGGCCTTGAATGCAAATTTAAGAGGGTGCCCAAACACGTAGAAATCaagattaataatattttaacaaaacattttaaaaaatcaaagttaaTACAAAACTATCACAATATAcacaatacaaaaattctaaataaagacGAATCaaagctgggtacggtggctcatgcctgtaatcccagtactctgggaggccgaggtagtggatcccttgaggccaggagttggagaccagcctggtcaatctggcaaaaccccatctctactaaaaatacaaaaattagct encodes:
- the PLPPR2 gene encoding phospholipid phosphatase-related protein type 2 isoform X1, coding for MAGGRPHLKRSFSIIPCFVFVESVLLGIVILLAYRLEFTDTFPVHTQGFFCYDSTYTKPYPGPEAASRVPPALTYALVTAGPTLTILLGELARAYFPTPPSAVPVIGESTIVSGACCRFSPPLRRLVRFLGVYSFGLFTTTIFANAGQVVTGNPTPHFLSVCRPNYTALGCLPPSPDRPGPDRFVTDQGACAGSPSLVAAARRAFPCKDAALCAYAVTYTAMYVTLVFRVKGSRLVKPSLCLALLCPAFLVGVVRVAEYRNHWSDVLAGFLTGAAIATFLVTCVVHNFQSRPPSGRRLSPWEDLGQVPTMDSPLEKLSVAQEPEVCRPHSTPARLTPSKSQNCARRGHLIPSCVSSRAPAMCSSPRVPRPRLRSEPTPLPLPLPLPAPTPSQGPSPSSPGPGGPGGGGGRGRKLLLPTPLLRDLYTLSGLYPSPFHRDNFSPYLFASRDHLL
- the PLPPR2 gene encoding phospholipid phosphatase-related protein type 2 isoform X2, whose protein sequence is MAGGRPHLKRSFSIIPCFVFVESVLLGIVILLAYRLEFTDTFPVHTQGFFCYDSTYTKPYPGPEAASRVPPALTYALVTAGPTLTILLGELARAYFPTPPSAVPVIGESTIVSGACCRFSPPLRRLVRFLGVYSFGLFTTTIFANAGQVVTGNPTPHFLSVCRPNYTALGCLPPSPDRPGPDRFVTDQGACAGSPSLVAAARRAFPCKDAALCAYAVTYTAMYVTLVFRVKGSRLVKPSLCLALLCPAFLVGVVRVAEYRNHWSDVLAGFLTGAAIATFLVTCVVHNFQSRPPSGRRLSPWEDLGQVPTMDSPLEKNPRSAGRIRHRHGSPHPSRRTAPAVAT